The stretch of DNA TCCACGCTGCTTACCGCCGTGGGACGTCGCTCCCCTTCGCATGATCATGACCCCGGCCAATCGCGAGGACCCGCACACCGTCGAGTTCTTCCGGTCGGTAGAGCCGCCTCGCGTCGACGAGATTCGGAGACCGCATGGTCGCGGTAAAGTCCTCCGCTTTGAGCGCACGGAACTCGTCCCACTCCGTAATCACGATGCAACAATCCGCCTCGGCGAGGGCGGCTTTCGGATCCGCCGCGAATTCGACTTCGTCACCGAGGGCGCGGCGTGCAGCGGGGATCGCCATCGGGTCATATGCTGCGACTCGTGCGCCCTTTTCTCGCAGCCGATGGATGACCCGAATCGCCGCCGCGTCGCGAATGTCGTCCGTGTCCTTCTTGAACGCGAGGCCCAGGACCGCGACGCGTTTGTTTTCTAGGGATCCCACGAGCCGCTCGGAGAGTTCTACCACCTCGTCCGCTTGTCTCTCGTTCACGTCTTCGACGGCGTCGAGGAGGCTCGGGTCGTATCCTCGCGTGCGGGCGAAGGCGATGAGCGCTTGGACATCCTTGGGGAAGCATGACCCTCCGTATCCCGGGCCCGCTTTCAGGAAGTGCGGCCCGATCCTCGGGTCGCGGCCGATCGCGTCCGCCACCTCTTCGACGTCGACGCCGGGTACGCGCTGGGCGATGTTTGCGATCGTGTTGATGTAGCTGACCTTCGTGGCGAGGAACGCGTTGCTTGCGTACTTGATCATCTCCGCGGTCTCCGGCGTCGTCACGATCGTGGGCGGAAGGTCCTTCCCATAGAGGGTTCGGT from Thermoplasmata archaeon encodes:
- a CDS encoding UDP-glucose/GDP-mannose dehydrogenase family protein translates to MRGHHVTLIPMARHRPSVSLVGLGYVGLCTAVTFAQRGFETVGMDVDRERVALVKAGRAPIHEPRLDRMLHDALRTKRLTVTDDVADVASTDAIFVTVGTPSRADGAIDTSYVEGATRQIGNALRGEAGYRLFIVKSTVTPGTTRTIVKPLLEESSGKMVGDGLGLCMNPEFLREGTAIQDAFHPDKLVIGCADAESGRRLKRLYRTLYGKDLPPTIVTTPETAEMIKYASNAFLATKVSYINTIANIAQRVPGVDVEEVADAIGRDPRIGPHFLKAGPGYGGSCFPKDVQALIAFARTRGYDPSLLDAVEDVNERQADEVVELSERLVGSLENKRVAVLGLAFKKDTDDIRDAAAIRVIHRLREKGARVAAYDPMAIPAARRALGDEVEFAADPKAALAEADCCIVITEWDEFRALKAEDFTATMRSPNLVDARRLYRPEELDGVRVLAIGRGHDHAKGSDVPRR